Below is a window of Syntrophomonas wolfei subsp. wolfei str. Goettingen G311 DNA.
TAGAACTATTTATTCATAGGGCAAAAACATCCTTATGTATAGAATTAAAGGGTGGGTGTGAAGTGAAACTTTCCGCAGTGATACTTGCCGCAGGTAAAGGCTTAAGAATGCGGTCGGATTTACCCAAAGTAGCACACAGGGTGGCCGGTAAACCTATTATCCTTCATGTTATCCAGGCTGTAAAAGAGGCGGGTATTGAGGATATCGTAGTAGTAGTAGGACACGGCCGGGAAGTAGTTCAAGAGATTTGTAGCGGGGAAAAGATTCGTTTTGTTTTACAGGAACAGCAATTAGGAACCGGGCATGCTCTGATGCAGGCTGAAGCCGTGGTAGCTCCGGAAGACACTATTCTGGTTTTGGCCGGAGATATTCCTTTAATACAGGCGACATCCCTGCAGCAGTTGATGGAAAGCCATCGGCAAAAGCAGGCAACTGCCACTGTACTCAGCGTAAATATGCAGAACCCTTCCGGTTATGGCCGGATATTGCGTGACCAGCAGGGTGCTTTTTTACGCATTATAGAAGAAAAAGATGCCAATGATGAGGAGAAAAAGATAAAAGAGATAAATTCCGGAATATATTGTTTCTGTGCTCGTAAGGTGTTTTCCGCCCTGCACAGTACCAGTACCCGTAATGCCCAGGGAGAATACTATCTTACCGAGGCCCTGGAGTTGCTTAAAAACCAGCAGGAATCAATTGGTATTTTCTTGAGTGATGGGGAAGAAGATATTTATGGTATTAACGACCGGGTACAGCTAGCCCAGGCCGAGAACATTCTGCGGCAGAGGAAGAACCGGGAGTTAATGCTAAGTGGAGTAAGCCTTATGGACCCGGCATCTACATTTATTGATAGCGATGTTCTCATAGGACATGATACTATTATATTACCCTTTACCATTATCGAAGGAAATTCAAGATTAGGTGAACGCTGTGAAATCGGCCCGGGTACCCGCATAAGTGACTCCATTATCGGCAGTGAGGTAAAGATTGAAAGCTCCCGGCTCATACAAGCTTCGGTAGCCGACCGTTGCAACATCGGTCCTTTTGCTTATCTTCGCCCGGAAACAACATTACTGGAAGGAGTTAAAGTAGGGGATTTTGTGGAAATTAAGAAATCCACTATCGGAACCGGAAGCAAGATACCGCATCTAAGTTATGTGGGAGATGCCACTATTGGGCAGGGAGTCAATGTTGGAGCTGGAACCATAACCTGCAATTATGATGGAAAGAATAAATACCAAACGGTTCTGGAGGATAGAGTTTTTATCGGGAGCAACACCAACCTGGTAGCTCCGGTAAGAATAGGCGAGAATTCTATAACAGGAGCGGGTTCTACCATCAGCCGCGATGTTCCTCCCCATACCCTGGCAGTTGAGCGCGCCGGGCAGAAGCACCTTCCCCGTAAGGGATAATCAAAAAGCAAAACCTGGCGATAATGAATAACAACCCTTCAATTTCCTATATCCATAACGGGAGGTATAAATATTATGCAGGCATCCAGATGGAGGATGAAACTCTTTTCCGGTAATGCTAATCCTCAACTGGCAGATGAAATAGCCAGATACCTGGGGATTCCGGTTGGAGATGCAAGGGTTTCTCGTTTTTCTGATGGGGAAATAAGCTGTGCTATCCATGAGAGTGTTCGTGGTGTCGATGTTTTCGTTGTTCAGCCTACCTGTACCCCAGTAAATGAGAATCTTATGGAATTATTGATCATGATTGATGCTTTTAGGAGGGCGTCAGCCACACGGATTAATGCGGTTATTCCTTACTATGGCTATGCCCGGCAGGATCGAAAAAGCCGAGCTCGTGACCCCATAACCGCCAAACTGGTATCCAATCTGATTGTACAAGCAGGGGCCCAACGAGTAGTAGCGGTAGATCTCCATGCCACCCAGATCCAGGGTTTTTATGATATACCTGTGGATCATTTACCCGGAGTTCCCACCCTGGCCGAGTATTTCAAGACCAAAGGATTGGAAGAAGATGCCGTAATAGTATCTCCCGATGTCGGAGGCGTTACCCGAGCCCGAGATCTGGCTACAAAGCTGCGGGCACCCCTGGCCATAGTAGATAAAAGAAGGCCAGCTCCCAATGTTTCAGAGATAATGAATGTAATAGGTGAAGTGAAGGATAAATCAGTAATAATTGTAGACGATATTATTGATACGGCAGGAACAGTATGTACTGCCGCCGAGGTTATGATGGAAAAGGGAGCCCGGGATGTTTACACCTGCTGTACCCATGCGGTTTTTTCCGGACCGGCTTTGGACAGGTTATCGCGAGCCCCTTTGAAAGAAATAGTAATTACCAATACCATTCCCATAGATGAAAGCAAAAAGCTGCCCAATATGACAATTCTCTCCATTGCGCCACTGGTAGGCGAAGCAATTTTGCGTATCCATGAAGACCTGGAGGTAAGCAAACTATTTGAGGAATAGATAGCAGTTTAAAAAGATTAAAAATTTAAAAGAGGTGTTGTCCCAATGTTAGGTCAAAAGTTAAATGCTCGTAAACGGGAGATAAAGAACCGGGGGTATCTCAACCAGCTCAAACGCAGTGAGCAAGTACCGGCCGTTATTTACGGCAAAGGAGAAGAAGCTGTACCCATTATCCTGGAGAAGAGAGAGTTGAATCGAATTTTCAATGTACACGGCTCCAGGGGTCTTTTTTCCCTCGAAATTGAAGGAGAAAGCAAACCCATGATGACCCTAATAAGAGAAATTCAGAGAAACCCGGTAAGCGGGCAACTTATTCATCTTGACTTTCTCAGCGTAAACTTAAACGAAAAAATTAATAGTAATGTCGGGGTCTTGCTGGGCGGCGAAGAAGAAGTTATGAAAAAAGGAGGCATTCTGCAAGCGGGCTTAAAAGAAGTGGAAGTACTTTGTTTCCCCCAGGACCTGCCCGAATACCTGAGTGCCGATATCTCCTCCCTGGAAATAGGAGAAACTCTACATGTAGCTGACTTGATTGTACCTGCAGGGGTGGAGATTTTAACTGAGGCGGAGTCAGTAATTGCTTCCATATTAGCTCCATCCAAGGCTACTACCGGTGAAGAAGAAGGAGCAGAAGCAGCCGGCGAAGGAGAAGAGGCTGAAGAGAAGCCTGAGTAATAGCTATTCTACTGGGGGATAGAGATGAAGATGCTTGTGGGCCTGGGAAATCCGGGAAAGAAATACAGCCATACCCGGCATAATATTGGCTTCAAGGTACTGGAGGAACTGGCCAGGCGCCATCAGATAGAAAAAGAAGAAAGTCGCTATGATGCAATTGTTGGACATTTGAGAATAAATCAGGAAAAGCTCCTTCTGGTCAAACCCCTGACCTTCATGAATCTCAGCGGCAAGGCAGTTCGACCCTTATTTAACTGGTTCAAGCTGGAGTTATCCGAGCTGCTGGTAGTCTACGATGACATGGATTTACCACCAGGTACAGTAAGAATACGAGCCTCCGGCGGTACCGGGGGACATAAAGGAATGCAGTCTATTTGTGAAAGCCTGGGGAGTCGCGATTTCCCCAGGATCAGAATCGGAATTGGCCGCCCCCCCGGAGGGGCTATTGATTGGGTCCTGGGTGAATTCAGCGAAAGCGAAAAACCCCTCATGCAGGATGCCATAGAAAAAGCCGCCAGTGCCATTGAGTGCTGGGTAAAAAGCGGAATAGATGCTAGCATGAATGCGTACAATTGAAAAAGGAGATTCAGCTGTAAAAACCCCTTTTGATGCATAAGGCTTGCATAAATTTACAAAGCGAGCGTTAGCGGAGCATGGATGCATCACCCTTCGGGTACTCCTGATGTTCCATCCTTCGGATGTCACTATTAAGGTTGTGACCATGGATGGGAGATTAGCGCGGTACCCCTCGAGCCGCGAGACAAGCCGCAGGTGTTGCCCATGCGTAGATTGCGAGCGGTATATTTGTGCAAGCTAATGAACATTAATAACTTTGCAATAGAATCAAAAAGGTATATTTGCCTGCCTCAAAAGAGAAAATATATAACGAGGTGAAATATGTCCCCCGCTTCTTTAAACGGTCGGGTTCCTATTTACAAAACAGGCGGTGGGTTCTAATCCCTCGTCTCGTTGCAGCGGTGTGTTGAAACTGCTTCGCAGTTTCTTCCGATGCTTTAAAAAAGATGGAAGGCGGGGCAGGCATATGACTATTTATTACATCTGTGAATACTGTGAGCAGGTATTTTCGACGGTTGAAACAGAAGGGCAAGATGGAAGTGTAGAAGTAAAAGGAATATGTGAAGAATGTGCCATGGAAATGGGGTTATTGGAGCCGACTTCCCTGGGGGGTAAGCAGTATTATAATTAACTGGGACATGGGGACAGCGCATGAATTACCCTTCAGGTAGCACTAATGCTCCTGTTAGCCGTGGTTAAAGTTGCGGGTACTCCTGGCGCTGCACCCTGCGTGTGTTACTACTTTTGCATTTAAAACTATAAACTTAGCCAGCAGTGGGGGCCTTTTTTAGGTGTCCACCATTTTCTTTGGGGAGGATTTTTGCTTTTGCAAGAGAAATTTTGGGATTCACTGTGTGGAGTTTTGCAAAAGAGGCAAAACATTTTGTTAACCGGACTTTCCGGAAGCGCTAAAGCCTTTATGCTGAGCGAAATACTTAAAAAGCAGAATCGAAAATTACTCTGCCTGTTGCCGGAGGAAGAGAAAGCCTACGACCTGGCCCGTGATTTGGAAGCATTTATTGAGCCGGGGCGGCTATTCATGTTTCTGGCTCGTGATTTTTATTTTGCGAAGGAAAACCTGTCCACGCTTGAGGTAGGAAGAATTCTAAGCTTGCAGCACTGCCTGGATCATCCCCGCCAAAGCGCCATTATTATCGCTACCCCCGGTTCTTTTATCTACCCATTACCAGCTCCCTCAGCTATGAGAGAGAGCAGCCTCTTGCTGCAACAGGGAAAGGAAAAAGAACAGCGCGAAATACTGAAGAAGCTGGTGGGTGGTGGTTACCGCCGCGTGGATACCGTCAGCCGGCAAGGTGAATTTGCCGTTCGTGGCGGCATAATCGATATTTTCCCCCTCGGCCACAAAGAGCCCTGCCGGGTAGAATTTTTTGGGGAGCTTATCGAATCCATACATCGTTTTGATATAAACAGCCAGAGAAGATTAGGTAAAGACGAAGGACAAGTGAAGATTTTACCAGCCGATGAACTTTACGGAGATGAATTGACTTGCAGCATTTTTTCTTACCTGGATGAAAGCAGCAGTGTATTTTTTGACGAGCCCCGGGAGTTTTATAAGCAATTTAAACGCAGTGTTCGCCGCTACCGGGAGTCCTTAAAAGAGGCCTGCAAGGATGGCAAAATTATTCGAGAAATAAAGCTGCTGGATAGTGAATACCTTAAAAAAGAAATAGAAGCCCATAGTGTAATATACCATGCTTATTTTCCCTCCACTATTCCCCAGGTAGCGGTAACTTCGCTGCAGCATATTTCCCAGAAGGAAATGGAGCCTTTCTACCGGCAGTATGAAACCCTCTTTGCCCGGATAAATGATTGGCAGGGTAAGGGATTAAAGGTTATATTGGCGATAAAAAGCCGGGTAGCCCGGGAGCAGATACAGCAG
It encodes the following:
- the glmU gene encoding bifunctional UDP-N-acetylglucosamine diphosphorylase/glucosamine-1-phosphate N-acetyltransferase GlmU — its product is MKLSAVILAAGKGLRMRSDLPKVAHRVAGKPIILHVIQAVKEAGIEDIVVVVGHGREVVQEICSGEKIRFVLQEQQLGTGHALMQAEAVVAPEDTILVLAGDIPLIQATSLQQLMESHRQKQATATVLSVNMQNPSGYGRILRDQQGAFLRIIEEKDANDEEKKIKEINSGIYCFCARKVFSALHSTSTRNAQGEYYLTEALELLKNQQESIGIFLSDGEEDIYGINDRVQLAQAENILRQRKNRELMLSGVSLMDPASTFIDSDVLIGHDTIILPFTIIEGNSRLGERCEIGPGTRISDSIIGSEVKIESSRLIQASVADRCNIGPFAYLRPETTLLEGVKVGDFVEIKKSTIGTGSKIPHLSYVGDATIGQGVNVGAGTITCNYDGKNKYQTVLEDRVFIGSNTNLVAPVRIGENSITGAGSTISRDVPPHTLAVERAGQKHLPRKG
- a CDS encoding ribose-phosphate diphosphokinase — protein: MQASRWRMKLFSGNANPQLADEIARYLGIPVGDARVSRFSDGEISCAIHESVRGVDVFVVQPTCTPVNENLMELLIMIDAFRRASATRINAVIPYYGYARQDRKSRARDPITAKLVSNLIVQAGAQRVVAVDLHATQIQGFYDIPVDHLPGVPTLAEYFKTKGLEEDAVIVSPDVGGVTRARDLATKLRAPLAIVDKRRPAPNVSEIMNVIGEVKDKSVIIVDDIIDTAGTVCTAAEVMMEKGARDVYTCCTHAVFSGPALDRLSRAPLKEIVITNTIPIDESKKLPNMTILSIAPLVGEAILRIHEDLEVSKLFEE
- a CDS encoding 50S ribosomal protein L25, producing the protein MLGQKLNARKREIKNRGYLNQLKRSEQVPAVIYGKGEEAVPIILEKRELNRIFNVHGSRGLFSLEIEGESKPMMTLIREIQRNPVSGQLIHLDFLSVNLNEKINSNVGVLLGGEEEVMKKGGILQAGLKEVEVLCFPQDLPEYLSADISSLEIGETLHVADLIVPAGVEILTEAESVIASILAPSKATTGEEEGAEAAGEGEEAEEKPE
- the pth gene encoding aminoacyl-tRNA hydrolase; translated protein: MKMLVGLGNPGKKYSHTRHNIGFKVLEELARRHQIEKEESRYDAIVGHLRINQEKLLLVKPLTFMNLSGKAVRPLFNWFKLELSELLVVYDDMDLPPGTVRIRASGGTGGHKGMQSICESLGSRDFPRIRIGIGRPPGGAIDWVLGEFSESEKPLMQDAIEKAASAIECWVKSGIDASMNAYN